One window of the Carnobacterium maltaromaticum DSM 20342 genome contains the following:
- a CDS encoding dihydrolipoyllysine-residue acetyltransferase → MAFKFKLPDIGEGIHEGEIVKWFAKVGDTIKEDDTLLEVQNDKSVEEIPSPVTGTIKSILVEEGTVAVVGDVLVEIDAPGYEEEEAAAPAPAKTEAPAPAATSGNAALFQFKLPDIGEGIAEGEIVKWFVAPGDTIKEDDTLLEVQNDKSVEEIPSPVTGIVKNILVSEGTVANVGDVLVEIDAPDYVDHSAPASEQTPAQPAAVPTSEAPTQPATGNGSGVVAVSDPSKRILAMPSVRQLAREKGIDISTVAPTGKNGRITKEDILNFNGSAAPAKVETASTTPAAQNNAPAEKAAAPAQPFSSNLGEMETREKMSPTRKAIAKAMVNSKATAPHVTLFDEVDATKLMAHRKRFKDVAADKGVKLTFLPYVVKALVSVLRKYPALNASIDDATQEIVYKHYFNIGIATDTDHGLFVPNIKNADAKSIFSIAGEITTHAQAAAAGKLAAADMRGGSTTISNIGSIGGGWFTPVINYPEVAILGVGKIAKKAIVNADDEIVVAPVMQLSLSFDHRIIDGATAQKAMNDMKTLLADPELLLMEG, encoded by the coding sequence ATGGCTTTTAAATTTAAATTACCAGATATTGGTGAAGGAATTCATGAAGGTGAAATCGTTAAGTGGTTTGCTAAAGTTGGCGATACAATTAAAGAAGACGATACTTTATTAGAAGTACAAAACGATAAATCAGTTGAAGAAATTCCATCTCCAGTGACAGGTACAATTAAAAGTATCTTAGTTGAAGAAGGAACAGTTGCCGTAGTTGGTGATGTTTTAGTTGAAATCGATGCTCCTGGTTATGAAGAAGAAGAAGCTGCAGCTCCTGCTCCAGCAAAAACTGAAGCTCCAGCACCAGCAGCAACAAGCGGTAATGCAGCTTTATTCCAATTCAAATTACCAGATATCGGTGAAGGAATTGCTGAAGGCGAGATCGTTAAATGGTTTGTAGCTCCAGGAGATACAATCAAAGAAGATGATACTTTACTAGAAGTACAAAATGATAAATCAGTTGAAGAAATTCCATCTCCAGTAACAGGTATTGTTAAAAATATTCTTGTTTCTGAAGGAACAGTTGCTAATGTTGGCGACGTTTTAGTTGAAATTGATGCTCCTGATTACGTTGATCACAGTGCTCCTGCTTCTGAACAAACTCCAGCACAACCTGCTGCAGTTCCTACTTCTGAAGCTCCAACACAACCAGCAACAGGAAATGGTTCTGGTGTTGTAGCAGTATCTGATCCATCAAAACGTATTTTAGCAATGCCTTCTGTTCGCCAATTAGCGCGTGAAAAAGGAATTGACATTAGTACAGTTGCACCAACTGGAAAAAATGGTCGCATTACTAAAGAAGATATCTTAAACTTCAATGGTTCTGCTGCACCAGCAAAAGTTGAAACTGCAAGTACTACACCAGCAGCACAAAATAATGCACCTGCTGAAAAAGCTGCTGCACCAGCACAACCATTTAGCTCAAATCTTGGCGAAATGGAAACAAGAGAAAAAATGTCACCAACACGTAAAGCAATTGCAAAAGCTATGGTAAATAGCAAAGCAACGGCTCCTCACGTGACATTATTTGATGAAGTAGATGCAACTAAATTAATGGCTCATAGAAAACGTTTCAAAGATGTTGCAGCTGATAAAGGCGTTAAATTAACATTCTTACCATATGTCGTTAAAGCATTGGTATCTGTTTTACGCAAATATCCAGCGTTAAATGCTTCTATTGATGACGCTACTCAAGAAATCGTTTATAAACACTATTTCAATATTGGAATTGCGACAGATACAGATCATGGTTTGTTTGTTCCAAATATTAAAAATGCAGATGCGAAAAGTATCTTCTCAATTGCTGGCGAAATCACAACTCATGCTCAAGCAGCAGCTGCTGGTAAATTAGCAGCAGCAGATATGCGTGGCGGATCAACAACAATTAGTAATATCGGTTCAATTGGTGGCGGTTGGTTTACTCCAGTTATCAATTACCCAGAAGTTGCTATTCTAGGCGTTGGTAAAATTGCTAAGAAAGCTATTGTTAACGCGGACGACGAAATTGTAGTTGCTCCAGTTATGCAATTGTCTCTAAGCTTTGACCACCGTATTATTGATGGCGCAACAGCTCAAAAAGCAATGAACGACATGAAAACATTGCTAGCTGATCCAGAATTATTATTAATGGAAGGATGA
- a CDS encoding alpha-ketoacid dehydrogenase subunit beta — protein sequence MAQKTMIQAITDALALELGKDENVLIFGEDVGNNGGVFRATEGLQATYGEDRVFDTPLAESGIGGLAVGLALEGFRPVPEIQFFGFVFEVMDSIVGQAARTRYRMSGTRNLPITIRAPFGGGVHTPELHSDNLEGLIAQSPGIKIVIPSNPYDAKGLLISAIRDNDPVVFLEHMKLYRSFREEVPEEAYTVPLGKAAIAKEGTDISVITYGAMVREALKAAEKLEKEGISVEIVDLRTVSPLDIETIIASVEKTGRVVVVQEAQRQAGVGAMVMSEISERAILSLEAPIGRVAAPDTVFPFGQAENAWLPNANDIEEKIKEIYNF from the coding sequence ATGGCACAAAAAACAATGATCCAAGCGATTACTGATGCGCTTGCACTTGAACTTGGTAAAGATGAAAACGTCTTGATTTTTGGTGAAGATGTTGGGAATAACGGTGGAGTTTTCCGTGCCACTGAAGGATTACAAGCAACATATGGCGAAGACCGTGTTTTCGATACACCACTTGCTGAGTCTGGTATTGGTGGTCTTGCAGTTGGTTTAGCATTAGAAGGCTTCCGTCCAGTTCCAGAAATTCAATTCTTCGGATTTGTATTTGAAGTAATGGATTCAATCGTTGGACAAGCAGCTCGTACACGTTACCGTATGAGTGGTACTCGTAACTTACCAATTACAATTCGCGCACCATTTGGTGGAGGAGTTCATACTCCAGAATTACACTCAGATAACTTAGAAGGATTAATTGCTCAATCACCAGGGATTAAAATTGTTATTCCAAGTAACCCTTATGATGCAAAAGGACTTTTAATTTCAGCAATTCGTGACAACGATCCAGTTGTTTTCTTAGAGCATATGAAATTATACCGTTCTTTCCGTGAAGAAGTTCCAGAAGAAGCGTATACTGTTCCTCTAGGTAAAGCAGCGATTGCTAAAGAAGGTACTGATATTTCAGTTATCACTTATGGCGCAATGGTTCGTGAAGCCCTTAAAGCAGCAGAAAAATTAGAAAAAGAAGGCATTTCAGTTGAAATCGTCGATCTTAGAACTGTTTCTCCATTGGATATTGAAACAATTATTGCTTCAGTTGAAAAAACTGGCCGTGTTGTTGTTGTTCAAGAAGCACAACGTCAAGCAGGTGTTGGTGCAATGGTGATGTCAGAAATTTCTGAACGTGCAATTCTTTCATTAGAAGCTCCAATTGGACGCGTAGCTGCACCAGATACAGTCTTTCCTTTTGGTCAAGCTGAAAATGCTTGGTTACCAAATGCAAATGACATTGAAGAAAAAATCAAAGAAATCTACAACTTCTAA